GTTGAAATCTGTGTGCCATTCATTAAAAGGGGACGTGATCATAGGTGTTCTGATTGTTTTTGCGGTGTTTGTCCCGTGACCCGAACTGAACTCGTAGCTTCTTTAAGCAAACGGGATCTTTGGATTCCCTTCAGTTTTTAACACTTAGGCTGTCTTTGACCTTAATCGCACAAGTGTGCAGTCATATTCTGTAAAGGTTAATCCTCTGTTAAAAATCATCTTTACTGATAGAAGGTAAAGATTTTCTTTTAGTGAATGTGTGTCCATAAAAGTGCACAaataggtttgtttttttgatctCAAGGTCAAATATATTCCAAAATAGGCTTGCAGACACCAAAACCTTATCCGATGCCTTTTCCCTGGCTGTGTTTATGCATTTTGACATCAGTGTCTCCCACCTCCATAAGTCCTCATTGGCAAAATAGATGGCTGCATTTAGtgtgcacattattttacaTCATGGGCCACATGCAGCCCTCTGTTATGCTACATTGGCCGGACCAGTAAAACTACATAAACGTGTAAAACTGgagaaaaagttttttaaaatgtggacttaatttaaaaaagaaaaaaaacattttctgtaagttaactgatttttttgtatccattacttttattactttggtgtagtatgaatgccAGTGGGGCGGTGGTCTTTATCAATAGGAAACGCTAGTcctatgaaaatacagtttaaaaaaatcaaaatctaTATGCACTCCTTCACATTTTGGAAAATTGGGTTAGGAAAAAGTCTTTGCCATTCCTGTgccccaggccttatgtttgataCTCCTGCATTAGTTCCTTCAGGTGCAAAATGCCACTGCTTTGAATTGCCTGTATTCCACGGGCAACAGTGCAAAAACAGTGCAAAGCATAAAGTTTTTCCTTATGCTTCATAACATGGGCGTacactactttttttttctcacttgcGCGTTTCGAACAATACCAGGAAAACGCATCAACCTGATTTCGCCAGGTTGCAATTGAATGAGGATCTGGAAAAGTTCCCATGCCTGGCCCGGTCTCTTGTTGCCAATTATCTTCTGACCAATCAGCAGCCACTCAAGTGATTCGAAAGGCGTTTCCTTTCCTGTGTTCGTGGATCTGAAAGCCCCCTTTGAAGAGGGAAGAAGTTTGAAGAGGACCCGCGGGCAGCAGGACAAGCTCAGTGTTTCTCAGAAACAGACTTGCTCAAGTCTCTCTGAATGTCTTCACCGTGGAGGTGGCATAAAGTGCTCGGCGTTTTTGAGATGTTAAGATAAAGAAGTTTCTGGCTTTGGAGTTGTGGAGGGAAGGAAACTGATTTACCGCCTGGTTGATGACTTTTCCAGCGTGCAGCCGTGAATGCTGTCCGGGAAGAGGTTAGCAGCTACACCGCGGGACTCTGACGGAATaattaagaagaagaagaacacgGCGGACTGCACGCTGGAAGTAATCCTCTTTCGTAACCTGCCTCTTACTCGCTGGGATTTTGCAACTTTTACCTAGAAATGGTTGGCAGTTTGAACTTGCCAAATTTATGTGAAGGAGATCCTCTGGATATGAGTTGCAGGGCTGAGAGACTTGATAGCCCGGACTCTGGCTTACCCCCTAGTCCGAGCCCCAGTGCCTGGCTGCTGCCTGTGTCCGCAGATAAAGCCGGTGGAGTGAGCTCTGTGTCCGAAGACGAAGGAAGGGGTTCCCTGGTACGTACCACCAGTGTGTCTCACTACATCCTGTGATCTAACCCATCAGTTTCCTGTCGGAGCAAAACAAATGGTCGTGAACTGCACCTGAAGTCTGTCTTCTTGCTCTTAAAAGTGACTTTTACTTTTGAATGCATGTTGGTATTGCACAGCTATTGATTTGAGACATAAAATAGTGGTTATTGAAGTTACTAGGCAACAGCCCTCTTTTAAGTAAAGAAGTAGGCCACTTCAGcactgaacatttttttttaagttatttgtttATATGCGTAAAAAACCAAAACGTCTTGTTTAAACCGCCTGTGGCTCTGAACTGGGCCAAAGTTCCCATGTATCCACTGAGGGTCTGTTTCATGTTTTGCAGGTTCCAGCTTTACCTGCTGGATCTTTCCCACAGCTACACCCACTGTCCTTTGGGGAAGGCATAGCACTTGATCCATTACCACCAAAGGAAATGAGGTGTGTTGACTTTGATGTGAAAGCCCAAAAAGCATGTACGAGAGAAAAGCGGCACTGTTGGCTCACGAGTTCGCTTTACTGTATTTTGTTTGACTAAAATCGCTGCACTCTCTCTTATCCATAGATACACCTCCTCAGTGCACTATGACTCAGACCGCCACTTCATCCAGAATGTCAGCCTGGAGCCGTGGGGCCAAAGCCTCGAACACTGCAGGCAGACCGTTATGGCTGTGTCCAACAGCACCTGGCGCCACTACGTGACACAGCTAGAATTCCAGCCTCGCCATCGTCCCAAGCAGTTCAAGAGCACCACCATCATCTACCCCAAGAAAGCCAGCACCATCTATACCACAGAGCTGAGCTACAACTGTCACCGGCTGTCCAGGCGTTTCCTCTCCAGCGTAGAGCTGGATGCTGTGGCCAACAGAAAGTTACCTCAGTGAGAGTGGAATCACGGGGGGAGATGGCCAGGGACATGCTGTCATTCCCTCGGCCCCTAAATTGGTGCTCCCTTAAGGCTAGTTGCCACTGACCTGCtgtcttgtctttttttaacacttgtgtagcctgctatcattttaagaagtgtgtgtgtatatgtatgtatatatatatgtgtatatatgtgtatatatatatatatatatatatatatattaaaaaaaaaaaaaaaaaaaaaaacacaacatgttACAGAGAACAAAGGAGGTAAGACATGGTTTGAGTAGATTAAATATTCAGACCATGTCAGGACATGTTTATATCCCTGCCAATGAATGAAGCTCTCCACTAGCATGGGTATTCCTTTTGAATGCTTCAGGTTGTAGTTGGTTGAAAGGTTTCCAGAGGTGTAATGATGCGTTGTTTTTATTAGCTGTAGAAATGATATGGACCAAAATGAGGACAATGCATATTTGCTCTCAGCAAATTGTGTTGCATTAAGCTGGTCAAGTGTGTGAGTGACTTCTTTAAAATTATCTTTAAAGCGATGAGGCTGTAGCTAAAGAGAGGAGCACCTTTTAACACTGCTGAGGATGTTCAAGGAGCAGAAGAGCAGTaaacactttttgtttttaaatatatatgctaaaaaaaatatatcactAACTTATCCACACTGTACAAAATGTCTGatcacatgttttgttttttcacaaggtttggtgttttgtttttttgtgcacagCAAACAACTTAAGCTCTTTGCAAGCCTTGCCTCTAGCTACTGTTAAAGGCCGCACTTATGATGTAAATATTGATGGATTAAGGAAACTTCTCTATTCATAATCGTGTGTAAGCTTAAACTGAACAAGCAGGTAGTTTAGATGAATCACGAGTGTGGAGTTTACTGAAGTGGATACTATGTTGGTATACTTTACTAGCTTACTAGTCAAAGTAACAAGCTGCATTTCCCTGCTATTACTTTCCCTGTGACCTGTTTGGAGTTTGTATTTATCTTGTTGATATTTTagatctgactttttttttattatcagatGGTTAAATGAGTCTCTACACAAGTGTGGTGTGCTGAGGAgtatttttgtaatttctttttaaaatcttaattGGTGTTGGTTGACTCTTCTTCTTCCCCCCCACATCAGTCACATATTCAGTGCCAGTTTAAAATAAAGGGATTTGGTAAAAGAACAAGATGTGTATTTATTATGGAGTGAGAAGACGGGAATGACTGGCCTCTAATTTACATTTGTAAACGGTTTTGAACTAGATCACGGTCACAGGTCAAATGCTAGTTAGAGTATCTAACCTATTGTCCAGACAATGCCTTGTTAAATCTGAAGATCTAACTAAAGTCATCAGGATATACTgatgtgtgtgggttttttgttttgtttttttttaagtcggCAGCATCAAAATATATTGTGATGTGGGTGTACTGACCCTTTTAAgtcagacttttttttgtttgttttttgtagaatcgTGTTACTGTAATGCCCTCTTGTGGCCACAGAGGCAAAGTGCAATAATTTGGCTTTCATCAAAATTCTTCATGTTTAAAGTTTGTGCTCTGTTTATTAGTATTGTGAGCATTAGTTCGATATGTCTAAAGCATTGCTGCCCAAGGTGAGTTTCTTCAGAAAGTAATTTCACCTTTGGCAAGTCTGCCCTGATTAGAGGAGAGTATAAATGTTGCAGAAACCGCCTGCACCACAATTTCACTTTTCATTATTCATAAACCATGTGACCCAGAGACAGACTGGCGACCAGTCCAGGATGTACCCGCCTCTCGCCCTCTGTTAGATGGGATTGACGACCCTCACGAGGATaaatggaagagaatggatCTGACCTAATCAGAAAAAGAACCATGAACTCCTGCTTAGAACTTCTTCCACATATTTTGCATGTAAGGAACCAgactgttgtattttttttattattcttgagAATTAGTTCTTCTGGAAAATCTGGAAAAGAGGCAGTCCTAaaacgcgcgcgcgcgcacacacacacaaactagcagatgaacagtatgaAAATAATGTTCTTAGGAaatagaatatatatatatatatatatatatatatatatatatatatatatacatacaacaAAGACCTGaaacaggacctgagagatgcatctacCCTTACAGTTCATCCATCTGCTGTTTGAGTCAATTGAGAGAGGACTGTCAAGAAGGAACTGCATTTCCGTCACTTGTGTTTGGGATCTTGTCAGAagtgatggaattatgaacatgTAAAAGTACCATAATATATTCATCCACTATGTAGTACCTTCTGGAAAGCATCTTAATGgcaacagctttatttttcagcatgttAGTGATGCCAAACACTCTTCTGGTGCAATAAATGCATACCTACCTACAATAGAACTGACTTTACATTAGTACGATACAAATTCTGCTTTTGCCTTATTATACTGTAATTCCGCACTCACATTTTTCAATAAATCTATTTGCACTTATTTTCAATTTTCCtaacataatgaaaaaaaggGTTTACTAAGCATTTGGGTGGTactgtatttttaaaacataaatattcacagactgttgtttttgttatttctttagCGTAAACATCTTCATCTTTTCAAATTTCACCTATCAATCAGCAAAATTCGATTCCAGCATTGCTCTTCAGTCTCGCGCTTTAGTCTTTTGAAGGCTGAAAAGCTAACTTCCCCTGCAGAACCTGAAGGCCGCATTGCGTGACGTAAAGGTGTGGTCGTGGCGTCGAAcagcattttctttatttttcatgattatttatttaaataaaatacacattacACTCTGAAATAGCTATAGCGTATGTTTG
The window above is part of the Pelmatolapia mariae isolate MD_Pm_ZW linkage group LG14, Pm_UMD_F_2, whole genome shotgun sequence genome. Proteins encoded here:
- the rflnb gene encoding refilin B — its product is MVGSLNLPNLCEGDPLDMSCRAERLDSPDSGLPPSPSPSAWLLPVSADKAGGVSSVSEDEGRGSLVPALPAGSFPQLHPLSFGEGIALDPLPPKEMRYTSSVHYDSDRHFIQNVSLEPWGQSLEHCRQTVMAVSNSTWRHYVTQLEFQPRHRPKQFKSTTIIYPKKASTIYTTELSYNCHRLSRRFLSSVELDAVANRKLPQ